The Chroicocephalus ridibundus chromosome 20, bChrRid1.1, whole genome shotgun sequence DNA window CAGTTCATGTTTTGCTCCGTGCACCGCAGGCAGCGTTTGGATCATTTCGAAGTTTAAGTGCTGACTGTGGGCCAGGACCTCGACTCCTACTTGGTGTGCGGGTAGTTTTTGAGTGGTCGAAATCCGCCACAAACAGAATTATTCCACGCGGATGGGGAATGGGACTGGCCAGAGGGACACATAGCGGCAGCCACTCTTCCGCCAGTGGAAGATGACTCACAGCTGGGAGCTCAACAACCTCAACAACGCAGGAGCATTTGGTCCCAGTGCTAGGAGAGCAAGAGGGCCTTTGCCTTTCTCAAACGGGTAATTGTTTACGCTGTGCCTCATTAAGAACCTTGACTCCTGTctggaagtaaaataaaataaattaaaaaaatcccaaacaagtGTAACAGTAAAGACATAATCTGGATCAGCAAATGACAGGCACAAACAGCATCAAGAGTTTCTGTCCTGCTCCGCGTCCTGTCCAACACACCAAGAACTAACTAGGCTGTGTAAGCGGCTGCAGGCACGTTTTGTCCTACCTCCCTCCCGTTCACGGTGCTGTTTCCAGCACACTCTGGGTGCGCTGGCAAGGTGGTAACTCAGCCACCGCACCGGGATGCGGCGTGCTCTGCAAGGTGTGCTCCTGCCAGCCGGCAAGCACAGCCCCGAGCCTTTCTGTCTGGAAGGAAGAGCCTGGTCTAGAAGGCTGCTTTGTGCCCACAGCTTTGAGGGAAAACAGGCACAGCCAGTGACCGACTCCAGGTACCTACTGGAGCAGTGACTGCTGCTGAGTTCAATTAGCCATCAGTGGGCGTCAACTAGCCATCAGTGGATTTCTCCAGCTTCCTCGGGGATGGTACCCTTGTTCTCAGGTAGCCTCCCAGGAGAGCTCTCCCTGTTCTACTTCATTGTCACAGAATGAAAACCCTCCAAGAACAGATTTCCCCTGTGTAGGGCAGCATATTTTAGGGGCCAGGTGCAGAAGAGCCACAACAGCCTAGATCTGTCAGGGGAGAGAGCAGGCAGCAGTTCTGAGCGCTGAGGAGTGAGAGGTCAGAGTTACTGAGAACTGCGTAAGAAAAGCTAAaaacaattgtttaaaaaaaaaaaaaagttaagtccATTCCATCTGATGCAACTTGGTACATAGGTAAAAGGTAAGTCACCTTTTGGAATTGGTCCTAATGAAACGTTacttgtttttccaaaacaagacATAGTAACTTTTCTCCTAAATGGTTTCTCCCAGTCAGAACAGAGGTGGGAAAGGACGAACACGTGCGTGCACATATATGCACCCCCTTTGCTCCGAGGCCAAACCTTAGCcacccatcttttttttttttccaaggaaatctCCTCCCAGTGTCCTATTTGCAGAAGTATTGCTCAAGAAGTTGAGTAAAACTACAAGAGGCAGCGGAAGAGGATACAGCTATAACTGGAAAACAGGAGAGCCAatgatttcttcctcccctccccataCCACTGCCTCTCCTGCTCAGTTTAGGTAGAATTACAAAGAAACATGACCCGTTATTAAAGGAAAAGtccatttcctttctctcccttgtACAACCCCCTTTGGTGCTGGCTGTGCAGTGCTTTCTTTTGATAAAGGCACCTTTGGAAAGCACTTATGGCCCGAAGCACAATGCCCCGATGCCTCGTATTTACACCTGAGATTAGCCCTGCTGCATCTCTCCTGGCCCCAGCCCACAACTAGCCCCCAGGGCTACAGCAACAGCATGGGGAGAGCAGGTCCCACACGAGGCCTCCCACAAGCGGCCGTgtgaacacacacacatctcGTTTTGCCACATGCAGGCACCCGCGCGCTGCCCTTGTGCCTTCCACGTCACACTGAATACTTCGCCATGTCACTCTTATCAAAGACAACTTTGGTTGCAAAGTAAATGGCCACCAGGCCAAAGCCGGCAGCTGACACCATGTAGGCAGTCACTGACTGCGTAAACTGGACGATGGACCCCATGAAGAGGGAGGGGACAAcctgagagaggaggaaagcactGTCCAAAATAGCCAGGTCCAGGCAGATGCCTCGTCCGGGAGCCACAGAGTCCGGTTCTCCCACCATCATCATGAGCGAGACGTCGCAGGAGGAGCTGACGCACAGAGCCGAGCCGgcggctggaggagaggaggaggaagaagagaagaggcTCCCAGCATGTCCATTCTGGTAAGGCAGCTTCTGGCTGGAAAGGAGGCCTTTAGAGAAGGCTGATTTCTTATTCAGTCGAGCTGcatcttcctcttctttgctcttatatttatgcaaaaatacctaggggaaagaaagaaggcacGTGAGGAATGAGAAGGCAGAGGTAGGGTGGAGCAAGCgaggtggggggcagaggggcaaaGCCACTCTGCTTTGTGTGCCTTGGGTCAGGCTGGTAGAGGTGGGGAGCGCCTGCAGTGAGCCTGGCCCACGTGAGACGGCCTCCAGGAGCCAGCCTGGCTTTTCCCGACTGGCACAGGATTCAAAGCAACCCTGACTCACCGGGGGAATCTGGCCAAACGGTGCCTTTGTTGTGCTGGAGCTCTGGAGCTCAGCAGAGTGCTGCAGCCCATAGCCAGCCCGGGCTTTGCACTTGGGGACATTTTGAGCTGAGCCCTGGGTTGTCACCTCCTCACTGGGTGCCAAGGGAAGCCGGGCATCAACTGCAGCTCACCCCATCCTGAAATCGGCTGATGCACACCTACAGGAGAGGACTGAAGGGCTGGAGCCCACTTTGGACGTATCAGAGCCAGCGCACTCCAGCGCAAACAGAAGTGTTTATAAAGTAGAAACTCAAAACCTTCCTGCAGAAGAGCCCAAAGGGCAGATGAACAGTTCAGAGCCCTGGATGCATGGCCACTTCTTAATATCTGATACTTAAAAGTGACACCAGCGTAGATGACACAGTGCTGGGAACTGAGGAAAGAGCTCTTTTCTCAGCTCTGCAACGGACCGTGCATGCGTGACCTCAACCGAGTTGCTTCATCTGCCTGACCTGAGCCTCCTCATTCAGGctaggaaagggagagggaagaaaaatctttttctcctcACCCATTTTTTGCCTCGCTTTGTTCAAGCTGTGAGACCTCTGGGGCATGGCTCACTCCAGCAGTATTCACACAGAGTTATTTGGATCAAAAAGCTCTCCACGTTAACGCCAACAACTAATGGGCAGTCATGTGCAGACAGCAAAAATGTTGCAGAGCTCCAGCTTTAAAACTCCAGGGCGTTTGCAATTATGCACGACCACTGGTCTGCACGGGGAAGAGCAGATCACGAAGGACACGTTAATCCATTATCTGCACGGTGAGACTGAACAAACAacgaaaataaaaaggcaaaaccagcacCTGTTTGAGAGCAGAGAGCGCTCTACTCAGCTGCAGGGCTCAGAGGGGCTTGCCTGAACTATCCTTCATTCTGGAGGAGGGACCTGCGGGTGCTGGAGTGCGGGCACTCCGGCTCTGTTGCAGGCCATCGCAAAGCTTTCAGCAGCCCTGGCACCCACCCAGCTacacccagccctgccctggcgtATGTCAGCACCAGCCAGGCTCCCTTCGTGCCGCCCCGGGCCATGGCTGCAGATCTGTAGCACAAACACTTTCAGATTCAATCGGAGAAGAGAAACCAGATGAGAAGAACTTCACTAAATAGCAATCATCTTCCAAAAGCTTTACCGGGGCTCTGCTCAGCTGCTCGCTGTACCCTTCAGCTCCGCAATTCTGCCCAGGCTCATGAATTTACACTTAAATGCATCAATCCAGGACTGTCACTTATCTTATGTGGAGCTTAAAAATCCTGCCACATGCCTCCTATTGCCATCAGACTTCAAAGTACCTCAAAACCCGGCACAGAAAGGGCATTGTGCGAGCCAAACCAGGATGTCCCCCACAGTTCCAGCCCTTCATATTTGATGCTGACATTCCCCGAAGCCTGCTCAGCTGCCCTGAAGGCCCGTGCCACATTTCTTGGTTTCTATACTGACCCAGGCTATTCAGAGAGACGAGTTCTGTCAAGCGTGTTTGAATACCTAGTGTGGAGAATTAATTTCAATCCAGAGAAAATGACTTACACACATACTCACAGGAACGAGCTTAGTGAGAACCTGCGCTTTAAAACCAAACCTTGTAACACAGGAAACAACCACAGGAGCCACCAGTGCCTCCATCAGCAGCTTCACCTCCCTCTATAGTTGATGGGGAGTGGTGGGAATGAGGAACCCAACTCTCCCTAATCTCCTGCAGAAGACCTGAGAGCCCACCATGCATCTCACCTCTACCGAGCTTCCAGGCACTGTTAGGACATGCAggtcttttcctcctgttctaGACAAGGTTTAGTGGCCATGCGGAGATGAGAGGCCATGCAGGAGAACGGACGGACTTACACAGCCTGCGCAAAGCAAGGAGCTCCAGCGGAGGTGGCCCTGCAGGCTTTCGCCAACGATCCCGCACAGGGTGGAAGCAACAGCCACTTTGGATGCCCCTTCCGCTGATTCGCTTTGGGAGGAgtgtttaaagttaaaaaaaaaggggggggggaagaggggggaagagggaagagaggaagcagGAACGAGGGAAGGCGAAAAGAGATGATGACAGATTtcaacagtaagaaaaaagaagagaacagaaatggggaagagggagagatttCTGTAAAAGGCATTTTAGGGACTACTTCTTGTGgggtctccctgcagcctgctgCAAAGTAGTTGGTAAAGGAAGGAGGAACTTTCAAGTTAGGGCAACAGAGAGACCAAACCCAGCTATACCCCACACCTCATTGTACTAAGAGTGTTTCCCTGTCAAGCCTTTGGCAAATATTTGGGCATGTGGCCTTCACATTCCCAGCCCGTGGAGTTTGGTTTTCATTCCATTGATATTATGTCCATGGGAGATCCCAGCCAAACCGAAGCTTTTGCAAAGCAGAACACTCCCTCGTACCCCTATTTTGACAGGGTGCCTGGTGCAAATTGGGATGGGTTGGTCAGAAGTATTTGTTCAATGTGAACATCTGGATGCCTGTGGTAAAAACTCCTACTTATTTCACTGCATAGCGAACCGCCTGCCATTGGGATGAAAGAGCTGCTCTCAAACcacaaattaattttgcatttgcagCACAAGAGAAACTCCTATTAATCCAGTGTGCAACTCAGGAACCTCCTAGGACTTCTCCACAAGGATAACATCTGTGGGACAGGATTACTAGCTTTTGTATTGGTGTCAAAAGTTTCACAacgtttattcttcttggagttAGGGGAATAGGAAGAACCTCAGTTTATGTACAAAAATCGGAAAGCAGGAGCTCTAAGAGCTGAAAATTCTTGAGGTTTTCAGCACCTCACATTGGCAGTGCTGCAGATGTGACTCGGTTGCAGAATGCACACAGGTATAACTAACCTGCATCAGTTTCCCTAAAAATACGCAGAACACAGAGGACCATAGGACATCCCTTTTGATACACCAATCCTAGCTGATTTCTCCCATCTTACCCACTCGCCACTTTTTAAAATCGCATAATACTTGCTGTAAGCAGGGGATGCCTACGGAAGGGGAGGCTAAACTCTCTTATCTCCTCCATTTCAGATGAGTCTTCAGAGAAGACACAGCCCGGAGACAGGAGGCACACGTGGAAAACCTTTGCACAGAGGCACATGTTTCTCTTCCATGGGCTGATCTGACTGTACCAGCTACAAGTGGCAAAAGAGGCTGGCCAAGCTGTCCTCACAGCTAGCCAGCACACTGGCCTCTGGAGCAGATCCCTACCTGTTTTTCATGATGATAGAGTGATGCCAGGGTGTATGGCAGGATCTGGAGTGCAGAGAAGGTGAAGCCCGTCAGAGCAGCTGAGATGGTCACAACGATGACACTGTGGGAAAGGCACATGACGAAGGCAGCCACGGGGAAGAACACCACGCTGGCCAGGTAGACCGCCCGCGTCCCAAACTGCTTCACCATCCGGTCCATGATTGTCGAAAAGAAGATGGATGTGACGCATTGCAGGAAGAGGCCCAAACTACCCATCCGGACACCTGCAGGTAAGGAGAGGTGTGAGAGACACTGCCCTGACTGCACCCAGGCTTCACACAGCCGAACGCCTTTGggcctccttccctctccttcggTGCCCAACTCAGGACAGTCCATGCAGAGTGTGGCACAGCCGCAACCGCCTGGCTGGGTCAGGAAGCAGAACAGCATCACCTAACATAGTCCCTGTCTGCagctcccaccctccctccaccaGCAGCGAGTACTTCCTACTGTGCTCCCGGGCACCCCGGTCTAACTAAAGGGGCAATGGGAGATAGGAATCCAAATGCCACTCTTGTCTTTCGAAGTTGTTGGCACCTTTCTACTCGTGATCCAGGATCTGTCACCTGCTCATGAACCAGGATCTGTTGTTATCTGATGCCAAAACCAGCAACAGAACAAAAGGAATTGTGCTTAAGCCAAGGTAAAGTACACAACATCCACTAAACGACTGCAGTATCCGGTAGCAATCCGGACCTTACCCTTTGCAAAGATCTATCAGATTTCAGGGAATTAAAACCATTAACTCTTTGAAGCAAGGATCATTACTCAACACATGTTTCTATGACAGCTAGCACAATGGAGTCCTGACCTGCTGGAAGCTATACAGTGCAAGTGTTAAACAATAATTAAGCTCCCTCTAAGTTAAATAGACATTCAGCACAAAGAGGCAGTGTACTGCAGAGCTCACGGAAGCAGTGAGTGGAAAACTCCGAGGGAAAGATAtacagctgcaggaggagggccAGGAAGGTGCCTCCAAGAATAAAATACTTAGATTagtgagaggaaaagaagggcTGGGCAGCAAGTCAAGGCTctggcacagcacagcaggcAAAACAGGACAACAAGCAACAACAGTAAGCAGGTAACACGCGGCAGTGAGCAGCATCCCGTGATGCGGACGCGACAGCTACTGACTGCAGTGGTAGCACTACCAGAAAGCACTGGAGAGAGGGGTGAAAACTGGGGAAACTGCTCGAGGGCTCCCCAGATACAGATGTGAGATGAGAATCTCACAGTAGCACAAGAGGAAGATGCAGCAAAGCCCACCTCACCGCTTCTGAGCGCGTCCCAgctttccaacccctgccctccAAGAGACGTGGAGCACCATCATCCCTCAATAAAGAAGAGGGAATAGCAGTAAAAGGACCTGGCAGCAGCAACCACAGCCCGCAGACAGAGCCAGATACGTCCTGTTCGGCATGTAACCTGCCAGACCGTTCTGCCACTTAACAATTCAGCCCCAGGCCAGAGCTGCGCTGCCAGATCTAGTCCTGTGCTGGGTAGCTCAGAGGACAAAGAGGTGTTTCCCTATTTGGTCCACTGTGCAATGCTCCGGGGGCCATGGAGGAATGTTTTGTCCTGACTCACCTGTAGAAAGTCTAGTTTCCTGTAATGTTTTTTTGCATTACTAGCAAAGCTGAGCCCATTCCTAGCTCCCACTAAGCACTCCTATCCTAGGGAATGGGTGCTGCAGCCTTAGAGTGGCTGGTTCACTTCTCACCTTCATCGTAGTGGCGTCTGGCATCCGTGCCTGGCTTGGCTCTGGGGACGCCATGGTACAGTCCTTCCCCAACAAAGTCTGTGTAGAACAGCATGAAAGTCATGAGTGCCATCCAGCTGCAGAGCTCAGCCACGAACAGACGCCGGATGACCTTGGGGATGCGGCAGTAGAGGCTGTGAAGCCGTGGCACCAACGTGCAGAGGTTTCTCAGGGCCTGCATCACATGCCTGGCCTGCAGGAGACAGGAGCTCCGGGAGAGctggcaagagcagcaggcaggaggtgagGGCTTAGGAGGAGCATCCTTCAGTGTGGGGCCATCCAGGACATCTGCCTGGGTGGCTGCCTCCTCCGTCacaaagagcgtggccagcacaCAGCCGAGGAAAATGACGGCAAGGAGGCTGAAGAGGCAGGTCTCCTGCCCTCCCAGGTACGGGGCCAGAAAGCTGCCACCCCAGTCAATGGCTGGAAGCAGGTAGCCAATGCAGCCCCCCAAGCTGATCATGAAGGCGTACATGGAGAAGGCCTGGCGGCAGTTGTCTGGCTCCTGGAAGAGGTCTGAGAGCAGGGCTTCCAGCGGAGTGAAGCAGACCTGGCCGCAGAAATCCAGTAACCCGATGCCCAGGATGAGGAAGGCAATCTCCAGCGGGCGAGTGTTGAGGGCAAACAGGCTGGCCAGGCTGCTGGCATGTGGGATAACGAAGAGGCTCAGCAGGACTCCCAGGCACAGCATCCAGATGAAAGGTCGCCTTCGGCCATAGCTGCTGTGCCAGT harbors:
- the SLC45A3 gene encoding solute carrier family 45 member 3, with translation MAQRAWVSMLFHNRKTQLLLVNSLTFGLEVCLAAGITYVPPLLLEVGVEEKFMTMVLGIGPVLGLVFVPLIGSASDHWHSSYGRRRPFIWMLCLGVLLSLFVIPHASSLASLFALNTRPLEIAFLILGIGLLDFCGQVCFTPLEALLSDLFQEPDNCRQAFSMYAFMISLGGCIGYLLPAIDWGGSFLAPYLGGQETCLFSLLAVIFLGCVLATLFVTEEAATQADVLDGPTLKDAPPKPSPPACCSCQLSRSSCLLQARHVMQALRNLCTLVPRLHSLYCRIPKVIRRLFVAELCSWMALMTFMLFYTDFVGEGLYHGVPRAKPGTDARRHYDEGVRMGSLGLFLQCVTSIFFSTIMDRMVKQFGTRAVYLASVVFFPVAAFVMCLSHSVIVVTISAALTGFTFSALQILPYTLASLYHHEKQVFLHKYKSKEEEDAARLNKKSAFSKGLLSSQKLPYQNGHAGSLFSSSSSSPPAAGSALCVSSSCDVSLMMMVGEPDSVAPGRGICLDLAILDSAFLLSQVVPSLFMGSIVQFTQSVTAYMVSAAGFGLVAIYFATKVVFDKSDMAKYSV